The Chitinophaga sp. H8 genome contains a region encoding:
- a CDS encoding LVIVD repeat-containing protein yields the protein MKHFYNYLYLPQLILSLLIFSGISCSKENNNLAPKNNTGAGGSLNMFTITAGHLYIVEGSNLQVYDLKDPAKPVFKAKQKIGRDIETIFPYQDKLFIGSRDAMYIFSLTDPANPEQIGMVNHLRSCDPVVTQGNTAYVTLRSGAACGGNLNILVVYDISNIQQPVQKQRINFAHPYGLGIKENALYVCDGSAGLHILDISEPLTPKADSVINDTFYDVIPYGDVLICYLEKGIALYDISTPLKPVLLSNIK from the coding sequence ATGAAACATTTTTACAATTACTTATACCTACCTCAGCTTATACTGTCCCTGCTTATATTCAGTGGCATTTCCTGTTCAAAAGAAAACAATAACCTTGCCCCTAAAAATAACACAGGCGCAGGTGGTTCGTTGAATATGTTTACTATTACAGCCGGGCATTTGTATATCGTAGAAGGCAGCAATCTTCAGGTATATGATCTTAAAGATCCTGCGAAGCCTGTTTTTAAGGCAAAGCAGAAAATAGGGCGTGATATTGAAACTATTTTCCCGTACCAGGACAAATTATTCATCGGCTCCAGGGATGCGATGTACATATTTAGTCTCACTGATCCTGCCAACCCGGAACAGATAGGAATGGTTAATCACTTACGCAGCTGTGATCCTGTAGTAACGCAAGGCAATACTGCCTACGTCACCTTGCGCAGCGGTGCAGCATGTGGCGGCAACCTCAATATACTGGTAGTGTATGATATTAGCAACATCCAGCAACCTGTACAAAAACAACGGATCAATTTTGCACATCCTTATGGGCTTGGGATAAAAGAGAATGCCCTATATGTATGTGATGGTTCAGCCGGGCTGCATATCCTGGACATCAGCGAGCCGCTCACTCCAAAAGCAGACTCTGTTATTAATGATACATTCTATGATGTCATTCCTTATGGAGATGTACTTATTTGCTACCTGGAAAAGGGAATTGCTTTATATGATATCAGTACCCCATTGAAACCTGTTTTATTATCCAACATTAAATAA
- a CDS encoding MFS transporter, translating into MFNKLKTELQFFREQPHDFRILVLTNMIYALVLPVIDIFVAAYVMRNSNDPTKVVIYQLTIYTGIPLTFLLNGFLLNRFNIKKLYAAGMLLSGVSMMIMMSLKTLDLVGVGIAGIIMGMSFGFYWANRDYLALAITNDKNRNYYYGLETFFYTIIAVVVPLVVGWFIQTAGSGQDVKSAYIIVTGMVFLITIAASIVCFKGHFRNPSDKKFIYFSFHPYWRKLLTLASLKGLAQGYLVTAPAMLIMLLLGKEGALGTAQSLGAIIAAFIMYIIGRNAKPEHRLLIFAAGLICFALAALFNGALYNATGVIFFMLFLLVAKPMLDMAYFPIQFSVIDILSKKEQRSEFAYILNHEMGLYIGRFIGAGTFIFLAYYYSNEIALRYAIIIIAFMQLMSIFVARIIIQQGKSLIAEELAPGNEIPDEYQPQGKTNIHP; encoded by the coding sequence ATGTTCAATAAACTAAAAACAGAACTGCAATTCTTCCGGGAGCAACCCCATGATTTCAGAATACTGGTGCTCACCAATATGATCTACGCCCTGGTATTACCAGTGATAGACATCTTTGTGGCGGCATATGTAATGCGTAACTCAAACGACCCCACAAAAGTAGTGATCTACCAGCTCACTATTTATACTGGTATTCCGCTCACCTTTTTACTGAATGGTTTTCTCCTTAACCGCTTCAATATAAAAAAACTTTATGCGGCTGGTATGTTATTAAGCGGTGTGTCTATGATGATTATGATGTCGCTTAAAACACTGGACCTGGTGGGAGTAGGCATTGCAGGCATTATTATGGGTATGTCCTTTGGTTTCTATTGGGCCAATCGGGATTATCTGGCACTGGCTATTACCAATGATAAAAACCGTAATTATTATTATGGTCTTGAAACCTTCTTCTATACTATTATTGCAGTGGTAGTACCACTCGTTGTGGGCTGGTTTATTCAAACAGCCGGAAGCGGGCAGGATGTAAAAAGCGCCTATATTATTGTAACAGGAATGGTATTCCTGATTACCATAGCAGCATCCATTGTCTGTTTTAAAGGACACTTCCGGAATCCTAGCGACAAAAAATTCATTTACTTCAGCTTTCATCCTTATTGGCGAAAACTACTGACACTGGCCTCTTTAAAAGGGTTGGCGCAAGGCTACCTAGTAACCGCGCCAGCCATGCTGATAATGTTGTTGCTAGGGAAGGAGGGAGCACTTGGCACTGCGCAATCTCTTGGAGCCATCATTGCCGCTTTTATCATGTATATTATTGGCCGTAACGCCAAACCAGAACACCGGCTCCTGATATTCGCCGCAGGGCTTATATGTTTTGCATTAGCTGCCTTATTTAATGGAGCACTCTACAATGCTACCGGGGTTATTTTCTTTATGCTTTTTTTACTGGTAGCAAAGCCTATGCTGGACATGGCTTATTTCCCCATTCAATTCAGCGTCATTGATATTCTTTCTAAAAAAGAGCAACGAAGTGAGTTTGCTTATATTCTCAATCATGAAATGGGTCTATACATAGGCAGATTTATAGGTGCCGGCACATTTATTTTCCTGGCATATTATTACTCCAATGAAATAGCCTTACGCTATGCTATCATCATCATTGCTTTCATGCAATTGATGTCCATTTTTGTTGCCAGGATTATTATTCAGCAGGGAAAGTCATTAATAGCAGAAGAATTGGCTCCAGGCAATGAAATACCAGATGAATACCAGCCACAGGGGAAAACAAATATTCATCCTTAA
- a CDS encoding SusC/RagA family TonB-linked outer membrane protein, with protein MKRYIHLIGFAMMLLCCHISYAQVKVTGKVTDDQGTALPGVTVVQHGTNNGTISNTEGNYSLTLPAADATIDFTFIGYLLQSVPYTGSGPLNVVLKRDEVNLKDVVVVGYGTQRRNQVTGAIATVDGAQLAKTQAVDLSTALQGQAAGVNVTTPTGAPGTEAVVRIRGIGTFGNSNPLYIIDGVPMSGGLTSISPNDIASITVLKDAAVSAIYGARAANGVILVTTKTGKPGKSEIALDVSYGIANATGLPKMMSTAQFIELANEAFKNDGSATRNEDDPSKLPNTYWLDELFRQAGTQRYNLSFSGGSDKTSYYVAGNLVNQQGTIPNSGFKRYGVRSNISSDVKSWLRIGENLNITYDQTQAIGASGDGGRPGSLPGVVRYALIRPNAIPVYDPQTKLYTDLPPAGLYKSPLLYGDGKNPLAIADYRNRTNSKYRLLGNIYAEARFLKDFKLRSDFGLDFYTLEQQQYNGQIPGDRTTLTSKDKSVDKYRNRYSTMNWTNVLSYAHNWNNTHDVTVTAGTEFITAKVDYLSASRNGYDNRADMNPSLRYLTYGSGLQFGDGNLEESALMSYFGRATYSYKNKYLASVNFRADASSRFSAENRTGYFPSFSLGWNLARETFMEHVTWLDDFKIRGSWGRLGNQEIGLYPFATLYSTANSVLEPITKGNPDVKWETTEQSNIGFDASLRKGMFNISVDYFNKKSYDVLIQLPVSYTNGDAAPPYVNGAKLSNKGWDITLNYKQASGKDLSWDITANITQLHNKVISLYKSKEQLFSSGSGKTLLREGETISALYGYKTNGLFQNENEIQDYKNKDGELYQANAKPGDIRFVDVNNDGKIDDADRTIIGNPNPKMLYSLSAGVNYKNFDLTLFFNGVYGNEIYNEVNNIINSFDARGFNSKEDFYNTRWHGEGTSNSTPRVTFQDPNNNRRNSDRYIESGSYLRLKNVVLGYTLPISLLKHAGISSTRFYASAQNLFTITKYTGMDPELYTNDNLANYGDLAVGIDMGTYPPSRTFTFGVQVNF; from the coding sequence ATGAAACGCTACATCCATCTTATTGGTTTTGCCATGATGTTATTATGCTGTCATATCAGTTATGCGCAGGTAAAGGTCACAGGCAAAGTAACTGACGACCAGGGTACTGCACTCCCCGGCGTAACCGTAGTACAGCATGGCACTAATAATGGTACCATCTCCAATACGGAGGGTAATTATTCGCTAACCCTTCCAGCCGCTGATGCCACCATTGACTTTACTTTTATCGGATACCTCCTCCAGTCCGTTCCCTATACCGGCAGCGGCCCCCTGAATGTTGTATTAAAGCGTGACGAAGTGAACCTTAAAGATGTGGTGGTGGTAGGCTATGGCACGCAACGCAGGAACCAGGTAACAGGCGCCATTGCCACCGTAGATGGTGCCCAATTGGCCAAAACACAGGCTGTAGACCTCAGCACCGCCCTGCAGGGACAGGCAGCGGGGGTAAATGTAACAACGCCTACCGGTGCTCCCGGCACAGAAGCCGTAGTACGTATTCGGGGCATCGGGACATTCGGTAATAGCAATCCTTTATATATTATTGACGGTGTACCCATGTCTGGGGGACTAACCAGTATTTCACCCAATGATATAGCTTCCATTACCGTTTTAAAAGATGCTGCTGTATCTGCCATTTATGGAGCCCGTGCGGCCAATGGTGTAATATTAGTCACCACAAAAACCGGGAAACCCGGAAAGAGTGAGATTGCCCTGGACGTATCCTATGGCATTGCCAATGCTACCGGCTTGCCCAAAATGATGAGTACTGCCCAGTTCATAGAATTGGCCAACGAAGCATTTAAAAATGATGGATCTGCCACCCGCAATGAAGATGATCCCTCCAAACTACCTAATACCTACTGGCTGGATGAGCTGTTCAGACAAGCCGGCACCCAACGTTATAATCTCAGCTTCTCTGGCGGTAGTGATAAAACAAGCTACTATGTAGCTGGCAACCTTGTAAATCAACAAGGTACTATTCCTAACTCCGGGTTTAAGCGATATGGGGTACGTTCTAATATCAGCAGTGATGTAAAAAGCTGGTTACGCATAGGGGAGAATCTCAATATAACATATGATCAGACACAGGCCATTGGTGCCTCCGGCGACGGTGGCCGGCCAGGGAGTCTTCCTGGTGTGGTCCGCTATGCTTTGATCCGACCTAATGCTATTCCTGTATATGACCCTCAAACAAAACTATATACAGATTTACCTCCTGCCGGGCTATATAAAAGCCCGCTGTTATATGGTGATGGTAAAAATCCACTAGCCATCGCCGATTACCGTAACCGTACCAACAGTAAGTATCGCCTATTGGGGAATATATACGCCGAAGCAAGATTCCTTAAAGATTTTAAACTAAGATCCGACTTCGGGCTGGATTTTTATACACTGGAACAGCAACAATACAACGGGCAGATTCCAGGTGACCGCACCACACTCACCAGTAAAGATAAATCCGTGGATAAATACCGGAACCGGTATAGCACCATGAACTGGACCAATGTGCTCAGCTATGCTCACAACTGGAATAATACACATGATGTAACCGTTACAGCCGGTACTGAATTCATTACGGCTAAAGTCGATTATCTCTCGGCCTCCCGGAATGGGTATGATAACCGTGCGGACATGAATCCCAGTTTAAGGTATCTTACCTATGGCTCCGGATTACAATTCGGCGATGGTAATCTGGAAGAATCAGCACTTATGTCTTACTTCGGCAGAGCAACTTACTCCTACAAAAATAAGTACCTTGCCAGTGTAAACTTCCGTGCGGATGCATCTTCCCGCTTTAGTGCTGAAAACCGTACCGGGTATTTCCCTTCTTTTTCACTGGGATGGAACCTGGCCAGAGAAACCTTTATGGAGCATGTTACCTGGCTGGACGACTTCAAGATTCGCGGCAGTTGGGGGCGCTTAGGTAACCAGGAAATAGGGCTATATCCTTTTGCTACCTTGTATTCTACTGCCAATAGTGTACTGGAGCCTATCACAAAAGGTAATCCGGATGTAAAATGGGAAACTACCGAACAATCCAATATAGGTTTTGATGCCAGTCTGAGGAAAGGCATGTTCAATATCTCAGTGGACTACTTCAATAAAAAATCATACGATGTATTGATACAGCTACCCGTATCGTATACTAATGGCGATGCAGCACCTCCTTATGTAAACGGTGCCAAATTATCGAACAAAGGATGGGATATTACGCTGAACTACAAACAGGCTTCCGGTAAAGACCTATCCTGGGATATCACCGCCAACATTACCCAGTTGCACAACAAGGTAATCTCCCTGTACAAGTCAAAAGAACAGCTCTTCTCTTCCGGATCAGGTAAAACACTATTACGCGAAGGGGAAACCATCAGTGCACTATACGGTTATAAGACCAATGGTTTATTCCAGAATGAAAACGAAATACAGGACTATAAAAACAAGGACGGGGAGTTATACCAAGCCAATGCCAAACCCGGTGACATCCGTTTTGTGGATGTGAACAATGACGGAAAGATTGATGATGCAGACCGTACCATTATTGGTAATCCCAATCCCAAGATGCTCTATAGCCTCAGTGCCGGTGTTAATTACAAAAACTTTGACCTTACTTTATTTTTCAATGGTGTATATGGTAATGAGATATATAATGAAGTAAATAATATCATCAACAGTTTTGATGCCCGGGGCTTTAATTCAAAAGAAGATTTTTACAATACCCGCTGGCATGGGGAAGGTACCAGTAACAGTACACCACGTGTTACCTTTCAGGATCCCAATAATAACCGGCGCAACTCAGACCGCTATATAGAAAGTGGTTCCTATCTCCGGCTAAAGAATGTGGTCCTTGGTTATACATTACCCATATCATTGCTTAAGCATGCGGGTATCAGCAGTACCCGCTTTTATGCCAGCGCACAAAACCTCTTCACTATTACAAAATACACTGGTATGGATCCCGAGCTGTACACAAATGATAATCTGGCAAACTATGGAGATTTGGCAGTAGGAATAGACATGGGGACTTATCCGCCTTCCCGCACATTTACATTTGGTGTACAAGTGAATTTCTAA
- a CDS encoding RagB/SusD family nutrient uptake outer membrane protein, which produces MQKLLYIYLLLVLISTGCKKELEKFPQGKLTENNVFTEANDFILAIDATYLPLTNRFRGNWEWDNGASIPREWVVGDLMSDDAVKGGGGLGDQEDMRRMQTFSIFPENNNVLGIWRYNYKGITAANTILLQDGSKIPGLSTELLSRIKGEAYFLRAFYYFRLVINFGKVPLLIPEKKLDDNTKRATVEEVYQQIEEDLKTAAGLLPPSYDPAEYQRATSGAAHALLAKTYLYRKSWQNCLNEIAAVEKGGYTLLDKFEDNFNGIGERGKEVIFAARHDAGQVPSQGSILNAVFAPQSKGWGFNIPTQDLVNSFEAGDPRLHATIFRAGDKWVDGSNYDPAWSPLTGYNLRKFESNVNPLDDGDVDYIYIRFADVLLWKAECYAELGQPLEAKKPLERVRGRARTNAANPATALPPVTTDDKAALLTAIHHERRVELAFEGHRYYDLVRWGLAATVLAKAADADPQKGYHDYGDGWQSRNVLLPIPQRETDLLGLDQNTGY; this is translated from the coding sequence ATGCAAAAGTTGCTATATATTTATTTACTACTGGTTCTGATCAGTACCGGATGTAAAAAAGAACTGGAGAAGTTTCCACAAGGCAAACTCACTGAAAACAACGTTTTTACAGAAGCTAACGATTTCATACTTGCTATTGACGCCACTTATTTACCGCTCACCAACCGGTTCCGGGGTAATTGGGAATGGGATAATGGTGCCTCCATACCCCGTGAGTGGGTGGTAGGTGATCTCATGAGCGATGATGCGGTAAAAGGTGGCGGTGGCCTGGGTGATCAGGAAGACATGCGTCGTATGCAAACCTTCAGCATATTTCCAGAGAACAATAACGTGTTGGGCATCTGGCGCTATAATTATAAAGGAATCACTGCCGCCAATACCATCCTCCTCCAGGATGGCAGTAAAATACCGGGATTAAGTACGGAGCTGCTTAGCCGCATCAAAGGAGAAGCTTATTTCCTGCGCGCCTTCTATTACTTCAGGTTGGTCATCAATTTTGGTAAAGTGCCACTGCTGATTCCTGAAAAAAAACTGGACGACAACACTAAACGTGCCACTGTAGAAGAAGTGTATCAGCAAATAGAAGAAGACCTTAAAACAGCTGCCGGATTACTGCCTCCTTCGTATGATCCTGCCGAATATCAGCGAGCCACCAGTGGCGCCGCACATGCTTTGCTCGCTAAAACATACCTGTACCGCAAGAGCTGGCAGAATTGTCTCAATGAAATTGCAGCAGTAGAAAAAGGCGGATACACCTTGTTGGATAAATTTGAAGATAATTTTAATGGTATAGGAGAGCGGGGAAAAGAAGTCATCTTTGCTGCCCGTCATGACGCAGGGCAAGTGCCGTCACAGGGATCCATTCTCAATGCCGTGTTTGCACCACAATCCAAAGGATGGGGCTTTAATATTCCTACACAGGATTTGGTAAACAGCTTTGAAGCAGGTGACCCCCGTTTGCATGCAACTATCTTCCGTGCAGGTGACAAGTGGGTAGATGGTTCCAACTATGATCCTGCCTGGTCTCCATTAACAGGATACAACCTGCGCAAATTTGAAAGCAATGTGAACCCTCTGGATGATGGTGACGTGGACTATATCTACATCCGGTTTGCAGATGTGCTCTTATGGAAAGCAGAATGTTATGCAGAACTTGGACAACCCCTGGAAGCCAAAAAGCCACTGGAAAGGGTAAGGGGCCGTGCACGTACAAATGCAGCCAACCCAGCTACAGCATTGCCTCCCGTCACTACAGACGATAAAGCAGCTTTGCTTACAGCCATCCATCATGAAAGAAGAGTAGAACTCGCCTTTGAAGGGCACCGGTATTATGACCTGGTAAGATGGGGACTGGCAGCTACCGTACTGGCCAAAGCAGCAGACGCCGATCCGCAGAAAGGATACCACGATTACGGCGATGGCTGGCAATCCCGCAATGTATTACTCCCCATTCCTCAACGGGAAACCGATCTGTTAGGACTGGATCAGAATACGGGATATTAA
- a CDS encoding DUF3575 domain-containing protein, with protein sequence MKPIYFCIILLLSVSSWTYAQLRVAKADKLPIEGVYPMEPAFIISTNVFSLTEPDGGPSLALEYRFNLHWSILVEGTAILYDLTENEAGGSNKGYRIRPEARYYFAGKHKTFRGFFGVEASYKQVDFQEYVTLDHENYYERTAYSRRKKMGGGAFKIGFQTFFDKNRRIIFELYGGAGFKYRHTDKKGMPENVYVPRFKNPWRLDEDGLMPNIPMGVKIGYRL encoded by the coding sequence ATGAAACCTATATATTTCTGCATCATATTATTGTTATCAGTGAGCAGTTGGACCTATGCCCAACTTAGAGTAGCCAAAGCAGATAAACTGCCCATAGAAGGAGTTTATCCCATGGAACCGGCATTTATTATCAGCACCAATGTATTCTCTCTTACTGAACCTGATGGAGGACCATCTCTTGCTTTGGAATACCGTTTTAACCTACATTGGTCCATTCTGGTAGAAGGCACGGCTATATTATATGACCTGACTGAAAACGAAGCCGGTGGCTCTAACAAAGGATATAGGATAAGGCCGGAAGCACGTTATTACTTTGCAGGTAAACATAAGACATTCAGGGGCTTCTTTGGAGTTGAAGCAAGTTATAAACAGGTAGACTTTCAGGAGTATGTCACCCTGGATCATGAAAACTATTATGAGAGGACAGCCTATTCCAGGCGGAAAAAGATGGGTGGAGGGGCATTTAAAATAGGTTTTCAAACCTTCTTTGACAAGAACAGACGGATCATATTTGAGTTATATGGAGGAGCTGGTTTCAAATACCGTCATACCGACAAGAAGGGGATGCCTGAAAATGTTTATGTCCCCAGATTCAAAAACCCCTGGAGGTTAGACGAAGATGGATTGATGCCTAATATTCCGATGGGAGTTAAAATAGGATATAGGTTATAA
- a CDS encoding glycoside hydrolase family 130 protein, with translation MVHRFNENPILTPASIAPSRENLQIACLLNPGAFEFDGKIWLIIRVAERPLQQATTISFPVLNGEGIEIIEILMDDPQLIATDPRVIQYKGADYLTTLSHLRLMCSEDGIHFREAAGYPALYGRGPLQTFGIEDCRVSRIGDTYYLTFTAVSDKGVGVALRTTKDWKTFTSHGMILPPHNKDCAIFEETIGGKYYALHRPSSVDIGGNYIWLASSPDGIHWGDHQCLAKTRPGQWDSIRIGAGAAPIKTDVGWLEIYHGANEQHEYCLGALLLDLEHPVKVIARSEQPIMYPQMDYELTGFFGHVIFTNGHIVKGDEVILYYGAADEVVCAAKLSVKEILSSLNV, from the coding sequence ATGGTCCACCGCTTTAACGAAAATCCGATTCTGACTCCTGCAAGTATTGCACCTAGCAGGGAAAACTTACAAATTGCCTGTTTATTGAATCCCGGGGCATTTGAATTTGATGGTAAGATATGGTTGATTATCCGTGTGGCAGAACGACCGTTACAGCAGGCCACCACCATTTCCTTTCCAGTACTGAATGGCGAAGGGATAGAGATTATAGAAATCCTCATGGATGATCCGCAACTGATTGCTACAGACCCCAGGGTGATTCAATATAAGGGAGCAGATTACCTGACTACTTTATCTCACCTGCGGCTGATGTGTAGTGAAGATGGTATTCATTTCAGGGAAGCAGCAGGCTATCCCGCTCTGTATGGGCGTGGGCCATTGCAAACGTTTGGTATTGAAGACTGCAGGGTGAGCAGGATAGGAGATACCTATTATCTCACTTTTACTGCGGTATCCGACAAAGGTGTGGGAGTAGCATTACGGACTACCAAAGACTGGAAGACCTTTACATCACATGGCATGATACTGCCGCCACACAATAAAGATTGCGCCATTTTTGAAGAAACCATTGGAGGCAAGTACTACGCTTTGCATCGTCCCAGCAGTGTGGATATTGGCGGCAATTATATCTGGCTGGCCTCTTCGCCGGATGGTATCCATTGGGGAGATCATCAGTGTCTGGCTAAAACCAGGCCCGGGCAATGGGACAGCATCCGTATAGGTGCCGGTGCAGCGCCGATCAAAACAGATGTGGGCTGGCTGGAAATTTATCATGGTGCCAATGAACAGCATGAGTACTGCCTCGGAGCATTGCTACTTGATCTGGAGCATCCTGTCAAAGTAATTGCACGTAGTGAACAGCCTATCATGTATCCACAAATGGATTATGAACTCACTGGCTTTTTCGGGCATGTCATCTTTACAAATGGGCATATCGTAAAGGGCGATGAAGTTATCCTTTATTACGGTGCTGCTGATGAAGTGGTGTGTGCAGCAAAACTGTCTGTCAAAGAAATTCTATCATCATTAAATGTGTAA